One window of the Oscillospiraceae bacterium genome contains the following:
- a CDS encoding sugar transferase, whose amino-acid sequence MPYIEQEKVDAKTREKLEAIIEKSYATFWRSKRLFDIFFATLILLFFLPLMIIIAIVIVIDDPSAGPFYKQIRVGRHGKEFYMYKFRTMCANADKMKEALAAQNEMDGPVFKMKDDPRITRVGKFLRKLSLDELMQFFNVFKGDMTLVGPRPPLPGEVEFYTDYQKLRLLVTPGLTCTWQISKNRNDIPFEEWVEMDIEYIQTRTYLNDLKIMLKTPIVMLTATGR is encoded by the coding sequence ATGCCCTATATTGAGCAAGAGAAAGTTGATGCAAAAACAAGAGAAAAACTGGAAGCAATTATTGAAAAATCGTATGCTACATTCTGGCGGTCAAAAAGATTGTTTGACATTTTTTTCGCCACGTTGATTTTATTGTTTTTCTTGCCGTTGATGATTATTATTGCAATTGTAATTGTGATTGATGATCCCAGTGCAGGTCCGTTTTATAAACAAATCAGGGTGGGGCGTCACGGAAAAGAATTTTATATGTATAAGTTCAGAACCATGTGTGCCAATGCGGATAAAATGAAGGAAGCACTTGCCGCTCAGAATGAAATGGATGGCCCTGTGTTTAAAATGAAAGATGACCCCCGAATCACGAGAGTGGGGAAATTTTTAAGAAAGCTTTCTTTAGATGAACTCATGCAGTTTTTCAATGTTTTTAAAGGCGATATGACCTTAGTGGGCCCCAGACCTCCTCTTCCCGGAGAAGTGGAGTTCTATACCGATTATCAGAAATTACGTCTTTTGGTAACTCCCGGGCTTACTTGTACCTGGCAAATTTCCAAAAACAGAAATGATATCCCCTTTGAAGAGTGGGTGGAAATGGATATTGAATACATCCAGACCAGAACCTATTTAAATGATTTGAAAATTATGTTGAAAACACCGATCGTTATGTTGACTGCTACCGGCCGGTAA
- a CDS encoding glycosyltransferase family 4 protein, which yields MIGHKVVPSRRGGIENVLTTLCPMLVEMGHEVTCYNRSSDKVENEYVGTVSNKMYKGVRIKKAWTLDVRGFAAMIASFTAAISASFCKYDVIHFHAEGPCAALWIPKLFGKKCVATVHGLDWQREKWGKGFASKYIKFGEKMLAKYADEVIVLSQAAYDYFKDTYNRETTIIHNGISRPEKKAANLITEKYGLKKDGYISVVCRLTAEKGIHYLIDAYKQIQTDKKLVIAGDTSDTDDYVAMLKEKAAGNPNIIFTGFVSGDTLAELYSNAYINVLPSDLEGMSLCLLESLAYQNVLLCSDIPENTSVAEDKAVYFKKSNVDDLAEKLQMLCNDSKLVEKLREGVDEFILNKYSWQDVAKLTCELYKK from the coding sequence ATGATTGGGCATAAGGTTGTTCCGTCCAGACGAGGCGGAATCGAAAACGTTCTTACCACACTTTGTCCGATGTTGGTTGAAATGGGGCACGAGGTGACCTGTTATAATCGTTCCTCTGATAAAGTGGAAAATGAATATGTGGGAACCGTTTCCAACAAGATGTATAAAGGCGTCAGAATCAAAAAAGCCTGGACGCTTGACGTTCGCGGTTTTGCTGCAATGATAGCATCTTTTACTGCAGCAATCTCCGCCTCCTTTTGCAAATATGATGTGATTCATTTTCATGCGGAAGGTCCCTGTGCGGCACTCTGGATTCCGAAGCTGTTCGGTAAAAAATGTGTTGCCACTGTTCACGGTCTTGATTGGCAGAGAGAAAAGTGGGGAAAAGGATTTGCATCCAAATATATCAAATTTGGCGAGAAGATGCTTGCAAAATACGCTGATGAGGTTATTGTGCTCAGTCAGGCTGCTTATGATTATTTCAAAGACACTTACAATCGGGAAACAACCATTATTCATAACGGAATCAGCCGTCCCGAAAAGAAAGCAGCCAATTTGATTACCGAAAAATACGGTTTGAAAAAAGACGGCTATATTTCCGTGGTTTGCCGATTGACTGCGGAAAAAGGAATTCACTATCTGATTGATGCATATAAACAGATTCAAACAGATAAAAAACTGGTGATTGCAGGAGATACCAGCGACACTGATGATTATGTGGCAATGCTCAAGGAAAAAGCGGCAGGAAATCCCAATATTATTTTTACGGGGTTTGTATCGGGCGATACCTTGGCTGAATTATATTCCAATGCCTATATTAATGTATTACCGTCGGATTTGGAAGGAATGTCTTTGTGCTTATTAGAATCTTTGGCATATCAGAATGTGCTTCTTTGTTCCGACATTCCGGAAAATACATCGGTTGCGGAAGATAAGGCAGTGTACTTTAAAAAAAGTAATGTTGATGATCTGGCAGAAAAACTGCAGATGTTGTGTAATGATAGCAAACTTGTTGAAAAGCTCCGCGAGGGAGTGGATGAATTTATTTTAAATAAGTACAGCTGGCAGGATGTGGCAAAGTTAACGTGTGAACTTTATAAAAAATAA